The genomic region AAGAAGTTCAACCCGACCACCGCCCGCACGCTGCACTTCCCGGTGTGGGGCGACCCGCGGTCCGGGACCGTCCGCACCGCGGACTTCCCGGGCGCCGTCGAGATCGCCCCGGTCTTCGGCGACGGGACCCCGGCGGTGTGGCGGTGGAGCCGGCCGCTGATCGAGGAGCGCCCCGGCGACCTGGTCTGCCGCGTCGTCCAGGGGCGCCAGGGGGAGCGGGTCGACGTCTACCAGCGCGACTGGCTGCACGAGGGCCGGCGCAAGAAGCTGCGCACGATCTGGCTCGCCGAGGAGGTCGGGAGCACCGACACCGCCGTCGCCGAGCTCAAGGAGATCCTCGGCCACGTCTTCGAGTCCCCGAAGCCCACGGGTCTGCTGCGCCGGATCCTGCAGACCATGCCCGACGACGTCCGGGTCCTCGACTTCTTCGCCGGGAGCGGCACCACCGGCCACGCGGTGGCCCTGCAGAACGCCGCCGACGGCGGCACCCGCCGGTGCGTCAGCATCAACTCCGCGGAGCCCACCCGGATCGGCTCCAACGCCCAGCTGGCCGGCTACGCGACCGTCGCCGACATCACCCGGGCGCGGCTGCGGGCCGTCGCCGAGCGGGTCGGCGGGGGACTGCTCGAACCCTGAGCACGCCGGCCCGCGCCGCCTACCGTCCACAGGCGGGGATCCGGGCGTGCTCCTCCCCAGGCCCGGCGGTGGCGGCCGTCGGCCGTCGGGGCGCGTTCCTAGCGTCGCGGATGCGTCGGACCCGCCGGCGCGTCGATGCCAGGGAGCGCCCCATGTCCGTCCCCTCCTCCAAGATCCTCGTCCTGCTCGCCGTGCTGGTCTCCGCACTGCTCCTGGTGCCGCTCGGCCTGCTGGTCCTCGGTCCGCCCGGCGCCGCCGGAAGTCTCCGGGCCCCGGCCGGTGACACGATCGTGGACGTCACCGGCGACGCCGAGAACGGCTTCGAGATCCACCGCTACGACGGCTCCGCGCTGTTTCCCCCGACCCGGTCCGAGGCGGTCGGCGAGTGCGGCGAGTACGACGCCCGCGTGGCCCGGGTGCGCTGTCGCACGGAGGTGCGGATCTGGTACCGCGACCTCGCCGACCTCCGGCAGGCGCTGGAGTGGTCCCAT from Nocardioides pantholopis harbors:
- a CDS encoding site-specific DNA-methyltransferase; translation: MSRDEAWNVFLEGDNLDVLPRLAQLSGDSRPVDLVYIDPPYNTGNDFAYRDKVARGAGVSRHQAWVAMMRPRLEAAREVLAETGAIFVSIDDNEAAHLRLLMDEVYGEAQFLAQIVVNLNPKGRQLGRGFATSHEYLLVYARDARRCVLDASSTEAVNERDFPLTAPDGRRYRHLPLRNTNKKFNPTTARTLHFPVWGDPRSGTVRTADFPGAVEIAPVFGDGTPAVWRWSRPLIEERPGDLVCRVVQGRQGERVDVYQRDWLHEGRRKKLRTIWLAEEVGSTDTAVAELKEILGHVFESPKPTGLLRRILQTMPDDVRVLDFFAGSGTTGHAVALQNAADGGTRRCVSINSAEPTRIGSNAQLAGYATVADITRARLRAVAERVGGGLLEP